One Nicotiana tomentosiformis chromosome 4, ASM39032v3, whole genome shotgun sequence genomic window carries:
- the LOC138909790 gene encoding uncharacterized protein — translation MVDIDVIMGMGWLYSCFAKLDCRTRTVRFEFPNEPAIERKGDDVVPKGRFISYHKATKMINNGCIYHLVRITDTYAEAPTLESVPVVNEFSGVFPNELLGIPPDREIDFGIDVMPETHPITIPPYRMAPA, via the coding sequence ATGGTCgatattgatgtgataatggggatgggttggctttattcatgttttgccaagcttgattgccgaaccagaactgttaggttcgaatttccaaatgagccagctATTGAgaggaagggtgatgatgtagttccaaagggtaggtttatttcctaccataaggccacaaaaatgatcaacaatggatgtatctaccatttggtccggaTTACGGACACCTatgctgaggcacctacgcttgagtctgtgcctgttgtgaatgaattttcgggagtctttccGAATGAACTccttgggatcccaccagacagggagattgattttgggattgatgtgatgccagaaaCGCATCCTATAACTATcccaccctatagaatggcaccggcataa